A region of the Chroicocephalus ridibundus chromosome 1, bChrRid1.1, whole genome shotgun sequence genome:
CAACAATACTTTCCCAGAATACTGGGGTATTAAGAAATGCCtatcctcttcctttccctcctaaAGGTTGCTCTCTGGAGGCTGTCCCCATCCTGTACCTTTCCAGTCCCTTCTGCCCTTCAGTAGCTGCTCACATTGCAGAGTTTGCACCTAGAAGACTTATTTTCCAGACAAAGCCACTGGACTTCCCTACATATCTCCTTTAGgattatgcaaaaaaaataaatacagagactTGCAGGACCCGGGGAGAGCGACGCAGGGGCCAGGCAGCCTTTTCAGAAGCATCACCAGCGGGGGCTTTGTCACCACCTCCACCTAAcgtctccccttctcccccagcgCCATGCACGGCTCTCTCCCCGCCGCGCTACGGCTATTACTACGTGGACAGAGGCTCAGGCATCTCCTTGGGCTCCGTCCTCGTGTACTGGTGCCAGGAGGGCTACCAGCTGGTGGGCAGCGAGAGGCTCTCCTGCCTCCGCCGGGAGAGCGCTTCGTCCTGgagccaccccccgccccactgCCAGGGTAAGGAGCCCGCCGGGGccacccagcccctctgcccatTTGTAGGGTCTCGATGGGGTGCAGGCGACCGCCACCCGATTGCTAACTCGGGGGGAGGGACGTCAGCAGCCGCTCACCCTTGCATGGAGGGTTCCTCGCTCTGGCCAAGCTggtgagggcaggaggaggaggtggggtgtCCCAGCCACCCTGAGAGGGGACAGCGGAGGTCCAGCTTGACCCGGTTGGTGGTGGTCAGCACGGGCGAAACGCCACGTTTCAGCGGGGTCCCCGCAACGGCATTTCATGAGCTGCAtaaggtgggggaggggggttggCAAAAGGGTGAATTCACCTGGCATCGGCTGAGCAGATAACCAGGCCTTATCATCTCGCTCCCGGTAACTGGCACAGAAGTCACCAAGTTGTGTCCAAACCTGGCACCCAGCTCCAGGGCACAGCCAAAAGCTTTCCAGCAGGGAAGAGGCTGAGCTCCATAATCACCCAGCACGTGCTTTTTTGCAAAAGCTCCAGCGGCAAAGGGCGCTCACCTTGTCCGTGCTCCGGGCTCACGGGGAGCGAATGCCCGAACGCCCAAGGAACAAAGTTTATGGCTTTAAAAGCTTTCTCGCTGCGTATTGTGCGCCCGCATAAAATAATTTGAGGAAAGATTGCCCTCCAGAAAGTTATATGTTTTTGTGGTGGCAAGCAAAACCGCCGAAGTTGTAACTACTCTGTAGCTTACACGTGAATTATATTGCTTATGTGGAACACTGAGAAGTAAAGCCCCGAGGCCCTTTCAGAAACAGTTTATGGGCAAACCTGTGGTGCAATAGctggctaaaaaaaaagaaagtttgaaatggaaaaggtCCGCCACATTCGCTTTTGCCACTTCTTTTTCACGTGCTCAAGATAaggaaatccatttttaaaaggtagcATCTCGCAAAGGTCAAATTAGGAACCAAAGTGCCCCAAGCACAGGACATCCCTGTAGGTGCTTCAGCTCAGCAGCACCCCAGGCAGCTCgccctttaaaaatgaaaaccaaaataaagcaaTTCGCCTCAATTCAGAGCTATAAAACCTGATGATACACAGTCAGTGGCTGTCTCtccttcataaaaataaacacggcaaaacaaaagcaataaattttGTTGCAGTAGGTTACAGGTGCTCCTGTAGTAAAACATTCATAAAGCTGGTTAGCAAACCTTATCTTCTCAGCCCTAAATGGAGGCTGCAGTTTGTGCGCTACTTAATGCAGAAACAACTGGcgtaaaccaaaaaaaacccctccaaacttTAAATCACACCTTGGGTTCCCCAAAATAAagaggctttaagaaaaaaaaaaaaatccccatgtaCTTGTTCtctttgaaacaaaaagcaaacctctGTACTTTCAAAAATCTTAACTTGGTTATTTTGCAAGTGTCATAAGGTCGGGTGTTTTGAATCTGTGTATTTTATTACTTTGAAAACATAAACGTACCATTTTTGCAGACATTAGTGAATTCTTTCAGGTTATTTTGGCCTTGGGTTGAGAGGCATGTCCCTGACATCAGACATTTACAACGCAAACATAATTTTGGTTCCCTTTATGGTTTGATCAGGATGGAATTCATCTGCTCTTTCCAGACATCCATCTTAGGGCAGGGAGGGATTAGACTCGGATGGACCATACACCCATCCATGAAAATTCTGAAGGAAGTGgctattttttatgctgagggtggtgagacactggagcaggttgcccagagaggtggtagatgccccatccctggagacattcaaggtcaggttggtcggggttgtgagcaacctgatctagttgacgatgtcgctgctcattgcaaggggggttggactgggcgatctttaaaggtcccttccaatgcaacaCATTCTATCATTATGGCCGTCAAAGtttccaattaatttttaattatttttttttttacatttcacaaGCCCATTTCTTCTGTCAAATGCTCAGGCTTCCTTAATCCATTTTAActgaactttttttcctttttaacttccccccttttttccctttttaacttttttcctttttttcctttttaacttttttccctttttaactttccctcttttttactttttttcctttttaactttttcttttctctttttaactttttccttttttccctttaactttttcctttctttccctttttaatttttatcccttctttctttttaacttcacccattctttttcctttttaatttcccccccttttctcctttttaacttttctcctttttaacttttaacttttctcctttttcacttttctcctttttcacttttctcctttttcacttttctcctttttcacttttctcctttttcacttttctcctttttcacttttctcctttttcactttttaatttttatcccttttttcctcttaacttcccccctttttcccttcttaactttttcccttcttaacttttttcttttttctttttttcctttttaatccccccctttttctccttttaagttttcttcctttttttcttcttttttcccttttttctttttagtttctcccccttttttcctttttaacttttttcctttttaacttcccccctcttttttcctttttaatttttttccttttttccttcttcactttcaccccttttttcctttttaacttccccctttttttccctttttagcttttttcctttttttttttttttttaatttcccttttcaaCTCTTTGCCTTTATAATCCCCCCCCCGTTTTCAACTGTTTTCCCCAAGGAACAGTTAAGCAAAAGTACACgtccaggccaaaaaaaaaaaaaaaaaaaaaaagaagaaacaacaatcccaaaaaaacccaacacaccaaaaccccaaaaccaacaagtTCCCGTTACGTCTTTATTTCTCACTCAGGCCTCCGCTCACGCCACCTTTGCGCTTCACGCAAGACGCACCCGACgcaccttctctttcctctcccgtGGGATTCTAGTCCACCCCTTTTCTGAAGAAAACGCTTTCCGATGCGATtcggttgttttttgggggttttgtgttttcgtttggtgtgtgtccccccccccttcgcTTCCTTATTTATTCAGCCGTGGCCATCCCCCACGTTTGTTATTACGGTTGTTAATTAAAACGACACCTTGAAGCGCAACTTCAGGTTACCTGTGGGGAGCGGgaccggggaggcgggggggggggggaccgcaACGCCCGCGAACGCGGGCGTtgcggttccccccccccccccgcctccccggtcCCGCTCCCGGCTCATggtccccccccgcctttctgTCCCCGCAGTCGCCCCGCAGCCCTCGGCCACCGCCTCCCGCGCCGCGGTGGCCGCCTCGCTGCTGAGCGGAGCCGTTATCCTGGCGCTCTCCGTCTCCTTCGCCGTCTGCTGGTGGCGGGACAGGGcgaggaggagccggggggggtgaGTACGGAGGATGGAGGTGGGGGTGAAAAAAGCggggttttggggggtgtggggggggtggtgtttaAGGAGTAGGAGAGAAGCcacggtggggagcggggctggtcAAGCAGAGGTACCACCAGCCAGGACCAGAGCAGCATCACTGCAGCAGCGCTTCCCTGTTTTCCCAGCATACGGTCCAGTAGGACCTCTTTAATATCCCAGACAAGAGACTGCGGCAACAGGGACCACGCAGGAGCCTACCTAGGATGCGGCTTTAACCCAGAGCCTAATTCCTTTTTAACGGAAGTCCACAAGGACaaggagtgaagaaaaaaaaaaaaaaaccctgcaagagATGACACCTCAGCCTCTGAGGAGCCACCAACTCTACCTCGCCCGCTCTTCCCGGGGCTGGCTGATGCCTCGCtggcccagccccaccagcacccctTTTCTGCAGGGCAGGAAAAATTGTGGTGCTTTCCTCTGGGAGCGGTGGGAGGGCGTCACAACCATGGGGTGACAACCATTTGGTTTAAGATACAAACCTGTCAGATCTTTCCACGGGGTGGGGTTGGGTGCGTAAATGAAAACAGCCAGCCCACAAAGCACACAGAAAACTCCTGCATGGCCTTCTCTCTCCACCTCGCAGGCAGCAGCACGGGAGGAAAATCAGAGGAGGACGAAAACGCAACCCCGCCACCCCCGAGAGGGGCAGGAATGCTTTTGGGAGACTGAAACACTACCACCGGCGCGATTACCACCTCTCGGCTCTCTCCAGCTCCGTGTTCccgggggcatttgcaggatgcAATAATCTGGCTTTCCAAAGGTAGGGCTCAGCCCCCTCATGCTggcgctgcccccccccagcccctcaacACAGGGGCAGGAGCCTCTCCCAGCCCATCCggaggcaggagcagccagaTGTAAAAGCCCACGTCGCTTGGGCACTCGATCCCCTGCCTCATCCCCTTAcacgctccccccccccagcacctaaCAGCAATGAAACCCTTGCACCCCCTGTTTCAAGGGGGAGGCGAGACAGAGGACCAGGCCTCCCCTTCACCCTGCTTTAGCATCACCTGGGTGGGCTTCAGCCTCCCATCAGCGCTGCAGCCCCCTCTTACTATCTCTTCTCCTTCTTGCCTTTACCAGGAGCCCCGAAAACCTGCCAAAgctgcccctgcagagctggcaCCCCGACGCACAGGTCCTGCCGCCGCTGATGTTACAGCCGGGCACACCACCCATGGCCGCCCTGCCCGGCCACCCGCCCCgcaccctgcccctgccctgccgtCCCCAGCTCCCCCGGGACCCGCTCCCCCTCTATTACAGAAGCTACGAGGAACAGAAGCTCTTCAATAAGTTCAGGAGGCCGGtttgaaaaaattaaactgcCATTcaacttccccccccgccccctttttttccttttaatgccaTCAATTCCTTGAAATGCTGCAGCGCTCAGGACAGAATTTCACAAGAGCCAATTGCTGCACCCGGACCTGAGTTGgttttcaaatggagaaaaactgACACTTCAGCCTGAAAGGCTTTTTTGATATACtccttttatttcccctcccctgTCCAGAAGTGCACATTTCAAACAGGAGTTCCCGGGGTTACAAGCTGCTTAATTGATCATTTTTGGTGAGATGCGTAAAGCCAAGTCTGAGCAGCCCCAGCTTAAACTGTGGACTGAGCGTGTGCAGACTTCCAGGTTTTAAACACAAGAGTCTGATTTTCCGTTTTGGGCTCTTTTCAAGGCTGAAAGTGGAGACAGCCAGTTACCAGGAACAAGGAATCTATGTCATTAGAGAATTGGAAGCATTTACAATTCATTGCACTTGAATGTAGGCTGAGATTTaatggtttggggtgttttttttgttattcagaaCTCACCATATCCTCCCATTTCTACAGAGACAATTTTGGACTTACAAGGTGCAGTGACAAGTCTGCAAAGATAGCTAGACAAGAGAAAACCATGAATTTATCTTTAATACAAAGGATGCagcacaccttaaaaaaaacaaacgaaaaaccacacaccaaaaacccaaacccaccaagcTTGGAGgggttttcatcttttctctcctGCACTAGAAATTCACATCAGCCGTAGAGCGGTGCCCAAAGCACTAGTGTAAGTGCCATCATTTGCATTCAGAAAGCAACGACGCTCCTATTTCTGTCCAGGATTTCCTGGGTGGAAATACATGGGTGGGTtcaaggcagggcaggcagagcctggccagCAGCTTCAGGACACCTGGGCCCCCCCAGTTGGCGCTGCAGGACAGACCCGTGCACGCGTGGCACGCCTGACACAGTCCGGGCACACGGGGCTCGCTGAGTAACATGGCATCACGTGCGCACAGAGATGCTGTTTATACCTCGGGAGGCGTTGCAGCCTCCGTCAGAAGAGGTGctggcagccccaagggctgGTGCAGGCGCGGGGCGAGGAATAAGAACGAGCACCCGGGATGCGGACCCCCAGCATCGCTCGCCGTCCAGCGCTCAGGGATGCAAAACCGCGACACCCAAACGATCCTGCTGCTACAAAGTTTTAGTCCGCTGACTTCATTTCCGTCAACATTTTGCATCGCGTTTCAAGGAAAGCGGCCTTGAAAGATGGAAGGTAGCACGTTTTGTGATAAAGGCAAGACCTACTGGTGGACGTCTGGGAAACACTGCCGCTTCTCCCTGGAAAGAGGGCTAGGGACACTgttttttctatttctaataataataaaggaatcTCTCCCCATTCCACTTCCTGTGTCCTCTTTTCACGTCACCAGGCTACGGAAAGTCTGGTTTCGGGGGCTGGCTTTCGTTGGGGGAGGGAGCAGGTGGTAAAGCTTTTGCAGATCCCTTGCAAAAGACAACACCCTCCGTGGCCGTTTACCAGCAACTGCACCACGAGAAGGAAAAACCCTTTCATTCTCCCAAGACAACTGAAACTgtaagaaagaacaggaaaaacaggacCTGCGCTGCGTTTCCCTTCGGGCTCACGTCCTAACCttgtgtttttctcctccctcttttcccagccAAGTCTAACACATAGGGAAGGGAACAATCCTGCTTCAAGGTAAGCTGTTCCTCAGTCCCCTCCCTCCTGGATGCTCGTGAGACTGCCCAGAGCACCATCGGAAAAGGCATTTTGCACGCAGACACGCCAACCACAAATTCGGGCATGGCACTACGGGTGTTTTGGGCTCTCATGAACACATGGGCACCATACTCACAGACTACGAGGACAGGAATAAGACTTTTTGTATCCGTTTCCTTCTCTGTTCCTCTCCCTTGtcatgttttaaggaaaaaaaacccaaccccactACAATTTCCCCCTCTCTCTACGGAGATTTTTGTTCAAAGAAATAcattgatgatctgaaaggtcccttccaacatagacagttctatgatttgGGACACAGTTTGTGGTTCCCTGGATCTCAGCaaggctttaaaacaaaaagtgggatttattttttttttcctacgtaAGATTAGAGATTGACACCTGCTTTCACTGCAAATTGAAATGACGCACGTTTCAGATATAAAAACCTTTTGCCAAACGTGTCCAGGAAGATGCTGTTTTTGAAGTGTCACAGCAAAAAGTTAGCATTTTCAACAAAAAACTGACACAGTAGTTTTTCATACAGAGAGAAATGTAAACTTGAAACAAGCACTTTACACAACTGgtatttaaaatctgatttactTGACAAAATTGAAACGTTTCCTTGGGGTAACATTTTCCTGACTTCTTTTTTGTGTGCAAAGTTAAGCTTTCCACTGCAAAAATTTGAATCCAAAAGCTTGGCACCCTTTGCCAAGTTCCTCCAGCAGGGAGGAGCACAGCCAGGTCTTCCTCAAAAGTCATCTCAGGCTTGCAGGAGGGTGAAACCAACAGAAGAAAGATGGGTGAAGGGCAGGAAGCCCAACTCTATCATGAGTTTCCTTACCAACCCCTTAGTCTTTGCCTCGGTTCTTGTGCGGTCCGGCGAAGGGACGCATTAAGGTTGTGAAGAGCCACACTCAGCTTCACCCCAAAAGGCACCATCAGTGAAGCATTTATTTAcgaaaagaggaaggagaaggaaggtaaCTATGCAGAAGCGTTAAGTAATTTGTAAATGGGAAGAAACAACCCTCACAAGCCTATAATCCCACACATTCTCGCTGCATCACTCGGCAGTTCCTACTGGACTACCATCTACCCAACCCTTCTCCACCAGAGCAGCACGTGAGGTGCTGCCCTCTCCACCatttccccc
Encoded here:
- the LOC134510602 gene encoding uncharacterized protein LOC134510602, which codes for MTGHRFGKWVALCLLPWSCLSFARSDAAGPGTSSPGAGHVRKGLPIDAANGTYAHSNTSAPCTALSPPRYGYYYVDRGSGISLGSVLVYWCQEGYQLVGSERLSCLRRESASSWSHPPPHCQVAPQPSATASRAAVAASLLSGAVILALSVSFAVCWWRDRARRSRGGQQHGRKIRGGRKRNPATPERGRNAFGRLKHYHRRDYHLSALSSSVFPGAFAGCNNLAFQRSPENLPKLPLQSWHPDAQVLPPLMLQPGTPPMAALPGHPPRTLPLPCRPQLPRDPLPLYYRSYEEQKLFNKFRRPV